In Brassica rapa cultivar Chiifu-401-42 chromosome A06, CAAS_Brap_v3.01, whole genome shotgun sequence, a single window of DNA contains:
- the LOC103871391 gene encoding probable carboxylesterase 5, translated as METEIVSEFLPFGRIYKDGRVERLTGTEIIPPSLDATNDVVSKDVVYSTEHNLSVRLFLPHNNNNNKLPLLIYIHGGAWIIESPFSPLYHNHVAELAKSANCLAVSVQYRRAPEHPIPAAYEDSWSAIEWIFSHAGGSGPEEWINQHAYFERVFIGGDSAGANMSHHMAMRAGREKLEPRIKGVVIVHPAFWGTDPVDELDVQDAETRRGIAQVWEEIASPNSVNGTDDPLFNVVGSGSDFSGLGCEKVLVAVAGKDVFVRQGLGYAEKLKKSGWGGDVEVVVEEEEGHVFHLQNPDSESALRFLDRFVEFITDGSNGDDDFVNVL; from the coding sequence GTGGAGCGTCTCACCGGCACCGAGATCATCCCTCCTTCACTAGACGCaacaaacgacgtcgtttcaaaGGACGTCGTATACTCCACGGAACATAACCTCTCCGTCCGTCTCTTCCTCcctcacaacaacaacaacaacaagctcCCTCTGCTAATCTACATCCACGGCGGAGCTTGGATCATCGAGTCACCTTTCTCCCCCCTCTACCACAACCACGTCGCGGAGCTCGCCAAGTCCGCCAACTGCCTCGCCGTCTCGGTCCAGTACCGCCGCGCGCCGGAGCACCCGATCCCGGCGGCGTACGAGGATTCTTGGTCGGCGATTGAGTGGATCTTCTCCCACGCCGGTGGATCCGGTCCGGAGGAATGGATCAACCAGCACGCATATTTCGAGAGAGTTTTCATCGGCGGAGACTCCGCCGGAGCCAACATGTCGCACCACATGGCCATGAGAGCGGGTAGGGAGAAGCTTGAGCCGAGGATCAAAGGTGTTGTGATCGTTCATCCAGCTTTCTGGGGGACTGATCCTGTCGACGAGCTTGACGTGCAAGACGCGGAGACGAGGAGAGGAATCGCGCAAGTTTGGGAGGAGATCGCTAGTCCGAACAGTGTTAACGGTACGGATGATCCGTTATTTAACGTGGTCGGATCCGGGTCGGATTTTTCCGGGTTGGGATGTGAGAAGGTTTTGGTTGCTGTGGCGGGGAAAGATGTGTTCGTGCGGCAAGGGTTGGGTTACGCGGAGAAGCTGAAGAAGAGTGGGTGGGGAGGGGATGTGGAGGTGGTTgtggaggaagaggaaggaCATGTGTTCCATCTGCAGAACCCTGACTCTGAGAGTGCTTTGAGATTCTTGGATAGGTTTGTCGAGTTTATAACCGACGGTTC